In one window of bacterium DNA:
- a CDS encoding BamA/TamA family outer membrane protein: KMLGACLFVDAGNVWADFESVKWKHYHGGTGLGFRFYTPIGPVRLDYAIKTDGKMEVNGGLIYINLGHAF; encoded by the coding sequence CAAGATGCTCGGGGCCTGTCTTTTTGTCGACGCCGGAAACGTTTGGGCCGATTTTGAATCGGTTAAATGGAAACACTACCACGGCGGCACGGGACTGGGCTTCAGGTTCTATACCCCGATCGGACCGGTCCGGCTGGACTACGCCATAAAGACCGATGGTAAAATGGAGGTTAACGGCGGCCTGATATACATCAATCTGGGGCACGCCTTCTGA